One window of Saccharopolyspora phatthalungensis genomic DNA carries:
- a CDS encoding IclR family transcriptional regulator produces the protein MQSVDRAVTVLELLARNGEAGITEIAGELGVHKSTASRLVSVLEARGLVEQLGERGKYAIGFGIVRLAGAATERMDLPRLGRPFCESLAADLGETVNIAIRDNDVAINISQARGTAAVTAHNWVGQRTPLHATSSGKVLLAHAPHDDQDKLLVRPLERYTTRTVTNAGQLRKDFELIVRDGYATSYEELELGLNAAAVAVYNHEGDVIAALSASGPSYRFSRKRMRDVVGAMRVAAKELSSQLGFLS, from the coding sequence GTCCGTCGACCGGGCTGTGACCGTCTTGGAACTGCTGGCGCGCAACGGAGAAGCCGGTATCACCGAGATCGCCGGGGAGCTGGGAGTGCACAAATCAACGGCTTCCCGGCTGGTCAGCGTGCTGGAGGCACGAGGTCTGGTGGAGCAGTTGGGGGAACGCGGCAAGTACGCGATCGGCTTCGGCATCGTCCGGTTGGCCGGGGCGGCGACCGAGCGAATGGACCTGCCGCGGCTAGGCCGGCCGTTCTGCGAGTCGCTGGCCGCCGACCTGGGCGAGACGGTCAACATCGCGATCCGGGACAACGACGTCGCCATCAACATCAGCCAGGCCCGCGGCACCGCGGCGGTCACGGCGCACAACTGGGTCGGGCAGCGCACCCCGCTGCACGCGACGTCCAGCGGAAAGGTGCTGTTGGCGCACGCACCGCACGACGACCAGGACAAGCTGCTCGTCCGACCCCTGGAGCGGTACACGACTCGAACTGTCACCAATGCCGGCCAGTTACGCAAGGATTTCGAGCTGATCGTCCGCGATGGCTACGCGACCAGCTACGAGGAACTGGAGCTCGGGCTCAACGCGGCGGCGGTCGCGGTCTACAACCACGAGGGCGACGTGATCGCCGCGCTGAGCGCCTCGGGCCCGTCGTACCGCTTCTCCCGCAAGCGGATGCGGGACGTGGTCGGCGCGATGCGCGTGGCCGCCAAAGAACTCTCCTCCCAGCTCGGTTTCCTGTCCTAG
- a CDS encoding Na+/H+ antiporter: MHDLPALMALVAGALAVTAVARRAGLSEPLALVVVGLAVSFIPGVPDYTIDPSVVLLLILPPLLYSAALNSSTVGIRANLRPIGLLAFGLVLFSTVVAGAIAWWLVPGIPLSVALVLGAVIAPPDAVAATSIGRRLGLPRKIMTVLSGESLVNDATALTAYRVAVAAAIGTGYSLLAGVGLFLLAAVGGAVIGYAIGWVVHRVRRLLRDDLLESAVGLIVPFFAYLIAEEVHASGVLAVVVAGLYLGHHAPSGSAATRLQDRAVWGAADTLLEAVVFALIGLQLRSVVESVSTDFGPLVVAGLALTAAVLLARGAWVFLVMYLPELIRHRSPDRRPSPDWRPSPDWRHRVIVSWAGMRGVVSLAAASAIPTATLAGAPFPHRDEVLFLTFFVTLATLLLHGTTLPWLIGFLGVRGTEDYTDMLAEAEAQHNAARAALERLDDLITESEPPGDVAEHLRRAAQQRRNQAWERLGRSANEIGESPTAAYRRLRGEMLAAERAIFVQFRDNRRIDDEVLRRVMHQLDLEELWLSRD; encoded by the coding sequence ATGCACGACTTACCCGCGTTGATGGCCCTGGTCGCCGGGGCGCTCGCCGTGACCGCCGTAGCCCGGCGAGCGGGACTTTCCGAGCCGCTGGCGCTCGTTGTCGTGGGGCTGGCGGTGTCCTTCATACCCGGCGTCCCGGACTACACGATCGACCCGAGCGTGGTACTGCTGCTGATCCTGCCGCCGCTGCTGTATTCGGCGGCGCTGAACAGCTCCACCGTCGGGATTCGCGCCAACCTGCGGCCGATCGGGTTGCTCGCGTTCGGATTGGTGCTGTTCAGCACGGTGGTCGCCGGGGCCATTGCGTGGTGGCTGGTACCGGGCATACCGCTGAGCGTGGCGCTTGTGCTCGGCGCGGTCATCGCGCCGCCGGACGCGGTCGCGGCTACGTCGATCGGCCGACGGCTGGGGCTGCCACGCAAGATCATGACGGTGCTCAGCGGGGAGAGCCTGGTCAACGACGCCACCGCGTTGACCGCCTACCGAGTGGCCGTGGCCGCGGCGATCGGCACCGGCTATTCGCTGCTGGCCGGGGTGGGCCTGTTCCTGCTGGCCGCGGTGGGTGGTGCGGTGATCGGCTACGCCATCGGCTGGGTCGTGCACCGGGTTCGGCGACTGCTGCGCGACGACCTGCTGGAAAGCGCGGTCGGGCTGATCGTGCCGTTTTTCGCCTACCTAATCGCCGAGGAGGTGCACGCCTCCGGGGTGCTGGCCGTCGTGGTGGCCGGGCTTTACCTAGGTCATCACGCACCGTCGGGCAGCGCGGCGACACGGCTGCAGGACCGGGCGGTATGGGGCGCGGCGGACACCCTGCTGGAGGCGGTCGTGTTCGCGTTGATCGGCTTGCAGTTGCGCAGCGTCGTGGAAAGCGTGTCGACCGACTTCGGTCCGCTGGTCGTCGCCGGACTCGCGCTGACCGCCGCCGTGCTGCTCGCGCGCGGCGCGTGGGTTTTCCTGGTGATGTACCTGCCGGAATTGATCCGGCACCGCAGTCCGGATCGGCGGCCCAGTCCTGATTGGCGGCCCAGTCCTGATTGGCGACACAGGGTGATCGTGTCATGGGCGGGGATGCGGGGCGTGGTGTCGTTGGCCGCGGCTTCGGCGATCCCGACCGCGACGCTGGCTGGGGCGCCGTTCCCGCACCGCGACGAGGTCCTGTTCCTGACCTTCTTCGTGACGCTGGCGACCTTGCTGCTGCACGGCACCACGCTGCCCTGGCTCATCGGCTTCCTAGGCGTGCGAGGCACCGAGGACTACACCGACATGCTGGCCGAAGCCGAAGCCCAGCACAACGCCGCCCGCGCCGCGTTGGAACGGCTCGATGACCTCATCACGGAATCCGAGCCGCCCGGCGACGTCGCCGAGCACCTGCGGCGCGCCGCACAGCAACGCCGCAACCAGGCGTGGGAGCGGCTGGGCCGGTCGGCCAACGAAATCGGCGAGAGCCCGACGGCGGCGTACCGCCGGCTGCGCGGCGAAATGCTGGCGGCCGAGCGAGCGATCTTCGTTCAGTTCCGCGACAACCGCCGCATCGATGACGAAGTGCTGCGCCGCGTCATGCACCAACTCGATCTCGAAGAGCTCTGGCTCTCGCGCGATTAG
- a CDS encoding UBP-type zinc finger domain-containing protein, with protein sequence MSGSCAHLREAADRVPEPGREDGCEDCLAAGQHVWAHLRICMQCGHVGCCDSSPNKHATAHFHQVAHPVIRSFEPGESWTWCYVDEVLG encoded by the coding sequence ATGTCCGGTAGCTGTGCGCACCTGCGCGAGGCGGCCGACCGAGTTCCGGAACCCGGTCGGGAGGATGGCTGTGAAGACTGCCTCGCCGCCGGTCAGCACGTGTGGGCGCACCTGCGGATCTGCATGCAATGCGGGCACGTCGGGTGCTGTGACTCCAGCCCGAACAAGCACGCCACGGCCCACTTCCACCAGGTCGCGCACCCGGTGATCCGCTCCTTCGAGCCGGGCGAATCCTGGACCTGGTGCTACGTGGACGAAGTGCTCGGGTAA